The Cytophagales bacterium genome contains a region encoding:
- a CDS encoding T9SS type A sorting domain-containing protein gives SVTLTASPAVSYLWSTSAITQSIIVSTPGSYTVTVTDVNGCSSTSAPTSVTVNPNPAAPIISPGGPTTFCQGGSVTLTSSAANSYLWSTSATTQSIIVSTGGSYTVTISDINGCSATSAPTSVTVNPNPTPIVTASGPITFCDGNSVILTSSAAASYSWSTGAATQSITVSVSGSYSVTVTDGNGCSGTSAPTSVTVNPNPAAPIISAGGPATFCQGDSVTLTSSAAFSYLWSTSATTQSINVTASGSYTVTITDINGCSAASAPTSVTVNPNPAVPVITTSGPTSFCVGDSITLTSSPENSYLWSTGAAAQSITVSTNGSYSVTVTDINSCSSTSAPTSVTVNPLPTAVLSSSTNVSCNGGSDGTATVNASGGTSPYSYNWSSGGIDTTETGLSAGITYSVIVTDTNGCTDSDSVTLTEPAALLLTTGSVDATCGAADGQASVFVTGGTGPYTYLWNDTSAQTTDTATGLPAGSYTVTVTDTSSCTSNAVISVNDAGAPTAIITSTTNATCGDTCDGDATVSVTGGAPPYTYVWSDSLAQTDSIATGLCAGNFSVTITDTAGCVATSNITITAPPLLTAIIASKVDISCNGAGDGSAAVGVTGGIGSYTYLWDDPSAQTTIAASNLISGIYTVIVTDSINCTVTTGDTINEPALISLTDTSTDATCGNADGSATVTATGGTGGYTWLWSTGGTAATDSNLASGIYNVTVTDANGCTASSTVAVNDIGAPTVSISSGNDVTCNGACDGDATISAAGGSPPYAYLWDDGQIDSIAIGLCAGTYNVIVTDTNGCSSVASITIGEPTAISLITSSTDASCGFADGSATVTATGGTGGYSYLWSSGSTAATDSNLTSGVYTVTVTDTNGCTASATVAVNDIGAPAVNISSSTNLLCNGDCNGDATVSATGGTPPYTWLWDDGQADSTATGLCAGTYNVTVTDASGCNSIVNVTINQPPAISLTTLSTDATCGNADGSATVTATGGTGGYTWLWSTGGTAATDSNLASGIYNVIVTDANGCTTSSTVVVNNIGAPTVSISSSADATCNGSCDGDATVSVTGGTPPYTYLWNDGQIDSTAIALCAGTYNVTVTDSNVCNSIVNVTITEPTAISLTTASTDATCGNADGSATVTATGGTGGYTYLWSSGGTGATESNLTSGIYTITVTDVNSCTTTTSVTVNEPAAPTASISTSNDVLCNGDCNGNATVSATGGAAPYIYLWDDGQTDSTATGLCAGTNNVTVTDTNGCSAAGVNVTINEPAALLLSTDSTDATSGNCDGSATVTATGGTGGYSYLWDASTGNQTTQTATGLCAGTYNVTVTDGNGCTATDTITVVEPTGIVDIDFVNSINIYPNPNLGEFSIEMEISQVEDIQVKIISLTGRKKEVYYEKLSQFTGTYRKQINLDKFAKGVYQLQVITTYGTVNRKVILE, from the coding sequence GCAGTGTAACACTAACAGCCAGTCCTGCTGTCAGCTATTTATGGTCAACCAGTGCGATAACTCAAAGCATTATTGTAAGTACACCGGGATCCTACACTGTAACTGTAACAGATGTCAACGGTTGCAGCTCGACATCTGCACCAACCTCAGTAACCGTAAATCCAAACCCGGCTGCACCAATCATCTCTCCAGGCGGTCCTACTACTTTTTGCCAGGGAGGCAGTGTAACACTTACATCCAGCGCTGCAAATAGTTATTTATGGTCAACCAGTGCAACAACACAAAGCATCATTGTTAGTACAGGTGGCTCATATACTGTTACAATATCAGATATCAACGGTTGCAGTGCCACATCTGCACCAACTTCAGTAACCGTAAATCCAAACCCTACCCCGATCGTAACTGCCAGCGGGCCGATAACCTTTTGTGATGGCAATAGCGTAATTTTAACATCCAGCGCTGCTGCCAGTTATTCATGGTCAACAGGCGCTGCTACTCAAAGCATCACCGTCAGTGTCAGTGGATCTTACTCCGTAACGGTAACCGATGGAAACGGCTGCAGCGGAACCTCTGCACCAACTTCAGTAACCGTGAATCCAAACCCGGCTGCACCAATCATATCTGCAGGGGGGCCTGCTACTTTTTGCCAGGGCGATAGCGTAACATTGACATCCAGCGCTGCGTTTAGTTATTTATGGTCAACCAGTGCAACAACCCAGAGCATTAATGTTACTGCCAGCGGGTCTTACACGGTCACAATAACAGATATTAATGGTTGCAGCGCTGCATCTGCACCAACCTCTGTAACCGTCAATCCAAATCCGGCCGTTCCTGTTATCACGACAAGCGGGCCAACATCTTTCTGTGTTGGTGACAGCATAACATTAACATCAAGCCCTGAAAACAGCTATTTATGGTCAACCGGGGCTGCTGCTCAGAGCATCACTGTTAGCACCAACGGCTCCTATTCTGTAACTGTAACAGATATAAATAGTTGCAGTTCAACATCTGCACCAACATCCGTAACCGTTAATCCATTGCCCACCGCAGTTTTATCTTCTTCAACAAACGTAAGCTGTAATGGAGGCTCTGATGGAACAGCTACGGTAAATGCGTCAGGAGGAACGAGTCCATATTCATATAATTGGTCTTCCGGTGGCATTGATACAACCGAAACAGGTTTGTCAGCCGGTATTACTTATAGTGTTATTGTCACTGATACTAATGGCTGCACAGATAGTGATTCGGTAACGCTTACTGAACCAGCAGCGCTACTACTCACTACCGGCAGCGTTGATGCTACTTGCGGAGCTGCTGATGGACAAGCTTCAGTGTTTGTAACCGGTGGTACAGGGCCTTATACCTATTTGTGGAATGATACCAGTGCACAGACCACCGATACTGCTACAGGATTACCAGCCGGGAGCTATACTGTTACTGTTACCGATACAAGTAGTTGCACATCTAATGCGGTTATCTCAGTGAATGATGCCGGCGCTCCTACGGCTATTATCACTTCAACCACTAATGCTACTTGTGGTGATACTTGCGATGGCGATGCAACAGTCTCTGTAACAGGCGGAGCACCTCCTTATACCTATGTTTGGAGTGATTCGCTTGCTCAAACTGACTCTATAGCAACTGGTTTGTGTGCCGGTAATTTCTCTGTTACAATTACAGATACTGCAGGATGTGTTGCCACTTCAAATATTACCATTACAGCGCCTCCCTTATTAACTGCTATTATTGCTTCAAAGGTTGATATTTCCTGCAATGGAGCAGGAGATGGCTCTGCTGCGGTTGGTGTAACCGGAGGAATTGGATCTTACACATATCTGTGGGATGATCCCTCAGCACAAACCACCATTGCAGCCAGCAATTTAATCTCAGGGATCTACACTGTTATTGTGACCGATTCTATCAACTGCACAGTAACTACCGGTGATACCATCAATGAACCGGCCCTGATCAGCTTAACAGACACTTCAACCGATGCCACCTGCGGCAATGCAGATGGTTCGGCAACTGTAACAGCTACGGGCGGTACAGGTGGCTATACCTGGTTATGGTCTACCGGCGGCACAGCAGCAACTGACAGCAACCTCGCATCTGGGATCTACAACGTTACCGTAACAGATGCCAATGGATGTACTGCTTCATCAACAGTAGCAGTTAATGATATTGGAGCGCCCACAGTAAGCATTTCATCCGGCAATGATGTGACCTGTAACGGAGCTTGTGACGGTGATGCCACCATAAGCGCTGCAGGAGGTTCACCACCTTACGCCTACTTATGGGATGATGGACAAATTGATTCAATAGCGATAGGATTATGTGCCGGCACATACAACGTTATTGTTACGGATACCAACGGATGCAGTTCTGTGGCAAGTATTACTATTGGAGAACCAACTGCTATCAGTTTAATTACCTCTTCAACTGATGCCTCCTGCGGGTTTGCAGATGGTTCGGCTACGGTAACAGCTACTGGCGGTACAGGTGGATATAGCTATCTATGGTCAAGTGGTAGTACAGCAGCGACTGATAGCAACCTGACATCAGGGGTCTATACCGTTACCGTTACAGACACAAATGGGTGTACTGCTTCAGCAACAGTGGCAGTTAATGATATTGGTGCACCTGCTGTAAACATCTCATCCAGCACTAATTTACTTTGTAACGGAGATTGTAACGGAGATGCTACCGTAAGTGCAACGGGAGGAACTCCACCTTATACCTGGTTGTGGGATGATGGCCAGGCAGATTCGACAGCAACAGGACTGTGTGCAGGTACATATAATGTTACTGTTACCGATGCAAGTGGATGCAATTCAATTGTAAATGTTACCATCAATCAACCGCCTGCTATCAGCTTAACAACCCTTTCAACCGATGCCACCTGCGGCAATGCAGATGGTTCGGCAACTGTAACAGCTACAGGCGGTACAGGTGGCTATACCTGGTTATGGTCTACCGGCGGCACAGCAGCAACTGACAGCAACCTCGCATCTGGGATCTACAACGTTATCGTAACAGATGCCAATGGATGCACTACTTCATCAACAGTGGTAGTTAATAATATAGGAGCGCCCACAGTAAGCATCTCATCCAGCGCTGATGCAACCTGTAACGGGTCTTGTGACGGTGATGCCACCGTAAGTGTAACAGGTGGAACGCCACCTTATACTTATTTATGGAATGATGGCCAAATTGATTCAACTGCAATAGCGTTGTGTGCAGGCACATATAACGTTACTGTTACCGATTCCAACGTATGTAATTCAATCGTAAATGTTACCATCACTGAACCCACAGCTATCAGCTTAACAACCGCTTCAACCGATGCCACTTGCGGCAACGCTGATGGTTCGGCAACGGTAACAGCCACAGGAGGTACAGGTGGCTATACCTATTTATGGTCTAGTGGAGGCACTGGAGCAACTGAAAGCAACTTGACATCAGGAATATACACCATTACAGTGACAGACGTTAATAGCTGTACTACAACAACATCGGTTACGGTTAATGAACCAGCAGCACCTACTGCAAGCATCTCAACCAGCAATGATGTGCTTTGTAATGGAGACTGTAATGGCAATGCCACTGTAAGTGCAACAGGAGGCGCTGCGCCTTATATCTATTTATGGGATGATGGTCAGACCGATTCAACCGCAACTGGACTGTGTGCAGGCACAAACAATGTTACTGTTACTGATACAAATGGATGCAGCGCTGCCGGTGTAAACGTTACTATTAATGAACCGGCAGCTCTTCTGTTATCAACCGATTCAACAGATGCCACTTCAGGGAATTGCGATGGTTCTGCAACTGTAACCGCCACAGGGGGTACGGGGGGATATTCATACCTATGGGATGCCTCAACAGGCAACCAAACCACACAAACAGCTACGGGTTTATGTGCCGGTACTTATAATGTGACAGTTACGGATGGGAATGGTTGTACTGCAACCGATACGATTACAGTAGTTGAGCCAACAGGAATAGTGGATATTGATTTTGTCAATAGTATCAACATATATCCAAACCCCAATCTTGGTGAATTTAGCATAGAAATGGAGATAAGTCAGGTGGAAGATATACAGGTAAAAATAATAAGCCTGACTGGTAGGAAAAAAGAAGTATATTATGAGAAATTAAGTCAATTTACAGGAACTTACAGAAAACAGATCAATCTGGATAAATTCGCAAAAGGAGTATATCAATTACAGGTCATTACCACCTACGGTACAGTTAACAGAAAAGTGATACTAGAATAA